In Globicephala melas chromosome 20, mGloMel1.2, whole genome shotgun sequence, the genomic window TTCTCTTGAGACAGATTCAGCAGCTttctataggggaaaaaaaaaaagatgttcccTTGTTTCTGAAGTTTCTTTAGCTCACAGAATTTGAAATCACTGTCTTATCCTATTGAAAGAGTATGCAGTGTGATGGTGTTGAGAACTTGATGGTGTCGGCTTTATCACTGATCTTTAAACATttaaggatttctttttaaaagagatgGGAAACCCACATGAATGAAAATATCAGTTATGTCAGGGTGCTGTGATATGGGTGGTAGCActcttcctttatatattcttaaaTGTTGTCAAATTGGTAATGTAGCTTTCCCATGTCTCAGTATCTGATGGGGACCTTCAGATCAATTAAAATCCTAGGAAAATAGTCTGAGTCACTGCAGTGCCACCCCTCTCCACCTCCAGTGGATTCCCTGGTATTCTTGGCAACTTCTGGAATGGTGAATGTTGGTGGCCTGGAGTGTCTTTCCCCTGACCTTTGTTGTCCCAGGTTCTTCTCTCTACTCTGCCACCTTGTGGATTTTTTGGGAATTGTGTCTTCTACTGTGAGCCCTGTTGACTCACCTAATTGATCTGGCTGACACTTTCCCTAGAAAGGAGCATAGGCAGGTAGAAGAGAATTCTCCCCACCAGAGTGACACTCACAATCAGGttaccttgctctttcagttTTTCTATAGTTCCCCCTTTTGAGATGATATCTCCAGAGCCCACCTGAAAGGCATTTGAATGACCCTGAGAGTATCACACCTGAGGGGCCCTCTCCACCTGAGACCTTGAACCAACATCCCAGGGTGGGATACAGGCTTTCTCCAGTCTCACTTCTCCTGTCCACCcaagtttcccttttctttctctctctctctctctttttttttttaaattagaaaagtaacacgggacttccttggtggtgcagtggttaagaatccgcctgccaatgcaggggacacggattcaatccctggtctgggaagatcctacatgccacggagcaactaagcccgtgtgccacacctactgagcctgtgctctaagggtccgcgagccataactactgaagtccCCgcggctagagcctgtgctccacaacaagagaagccaccacaatgagaagcccgcgcaccgcaactaagagtagccccagctcaccacaactagagaaagcctgcacgcagcaacgaacacccaacacagccgaaaacaaacaaacaaataaataaatggagaatattagaaacaatattaaaaaaaaagtaacataagCTTACCTAGAGCTTACGGTCCAGTGGAGgagacagattttaaaaagtaaacaaagacaACATTTACCCATTACGGGGAGTGCTGTGAGGTAGAGAGTCATGGTGGTTGTGGGGTGGCAGGGAACCTTCATTAAGTATGCTGGTAAAGACAGGCTTGCTTGAGCAAGAGAAAGTACAAATTGAAACCTGAAGACTGAGAAGAATCCAGTCAttaaaagagggaggaagagcatgtgcaaagatcCTGGGTGGGAAAGAGCTTGTTAAATTGAAAGTAACGAAGTGCAGCTGGATTGGCATGAGCTGGAGGGGTGCGATTGGAGTGGGGTTGGAAAAAACCACAGTCCCAGGTAACACAGCGTCCTGTAGTGCACGGTAGGGTTTCTGATTCTGTTCTGAACCCAGTGGGAAGATAAAGAAAGACTCGTAAGCAGGGAAGTGCAAAGAACAAGAGGAATAAAAAACTTGACAATGCACGTAAAAAACCAAGATGCTTCATGTGACAAATGTATATTGCTAAAATAGTGCTCCTAAAATTTCGCAGTTATTGAAAACTGTATGAGAACAGAAGGACGTTAATAGCAACAGAATACGTAAAACCAAACATCTAATTTTGTGCAAATTAACATATGAGGCAACTTTGCTAACAAtgcatgatttcttttccttgataACAGTCGGTTCAGACTATTTTTATACCAGCAGAATGGGCAGAACATTTAAGTTTAATATCAGTTACACAACATTAGCATAAACTTGGGCAACTACCGATGGGGGgttgttttcttttgagctggcaaAGTAACTACAGAAACATCAGATCATTTCTCTGAACTGAGAATTTTATCCCAATAAATGCCACATACCTTccacacatatttttataatatatttaataatttatgtaatatatattggtgatttgaatttaaaaagacttCAGCTTATTGagattttattatctttataaaaataaacttaagtgTGGAGTAAGGCTGCTTACAGTATTACTGACTTATTGCACAAGGCCCTTTTGGGGTATAATGGGAAGAGCTCCAggctttaaaaacagaagaatttGGCTCGACTTCAGCAAAATGTATGAACTTGGACATCATTTCACCTGTCTGAACCCCAATTCCTtacttgtaaaatgaagatgagcCATGCATCTCATCCCTTATCCCTCATCCTTAATCACCCACGTGGTAGGTACTGTTATTTCCTTTgtacaggagaggaaactgaagttcagaaaggATAAGTGATTGACCGAAGTTTATGTTGCTAGAAAGAGGGGAAGCCTGGGCATGAACCCTGGTCTATCTGGCTTCAAGGtcagctgaaaaaaaatttttcccctcATTAGGCTCCTTGATAATTTCCCTGCTAATTTCTGAAATTACTGGGGAGGTCAAAATGGATTGGTGAATGGGTTTtggaaaaatgtcataaaatatgtaaatgtgaGAGGTGATTAATTCTCAATGAAACAGTAGGAGCATGAACTGAAGCTACAGATAAACACAAACTACTCCATgatgtatatatagacatatcTATTTAAATGAAATGGTTGTCATGTGTTGCTTTGTCAAATTCAAGCTCCAAAAGTTTGATGACAGAAGGATAATTTCCTTCCTCAGGATGAAAATTTATAGGAATTCAGAGGAAAATATTTTCGTGATCATACTGAAAATTTAGCGTCAGATGCGTTTAGCGTCATGCTGTGAGTGCTGTTAGTCAGAGCATAAACAGCCTTTGGGCCGGATGTGGCTCTCTTCAAGTAGGCTGGCTCTTTGACCGGGGGGATTCATTCTGCAACAGGCGGAGAGAGGGATCAAGGCAGGATGAAGAGGTTATTTGTGCTCGTGCTGTCTCTCaccttactgattttcttctCAGGTGAGCATTAACTCCCGAAACCTATTTCTGTGCTGACAAGATAAACTGAAATAAGtctatcttatatttttaaaatatgttttcaaaatttcaagtaatatgtaatgtataataattcagtgcttctttttttttcttcctaagagCAGGCTCCCGGAATTGGTATAATTAgggataaattatatttttaatctttaaacaTATTGAACACTAATTCTCAAAAATGCTGATAAATCTTCAAGGATACTGTCTTTTAGAGTTTATCTGAGATCATCAGAATTTGATATACTttcgtttttcctttttttttttttggctacgccgcgtggcttgtgggattttagttccctgaccagggattgaactcaggcccactgcagtgaaagcaggagtcctaatcactggaccgccagagaattcccttgatatacttttattataataGTATCTTCTAGAATTTATGTGTGATTATCAAAACTTAACTTACTTtagttataatattttctttgaggGATCGTGGGTGCTTATCAAGTTTAATATAATCTTATTGTCATGGGGGAATTTTCTAATAACAACTTAAACTTGATTTAGTGTATTGAGGATTTAAAAGAATCCCACCAAAGCAACCCTGAGGGACAATAAACACACTGACCAGTGAACtgaagaaaatatgtttaaagaaacGTGTTCATTAAATTAACAGCCACTTTTAGAGGAATGAGCCATGGCGGCAGCAGGTAAATATGCTTTTATTCTGAGTTAACCATGttagaaacaattaaaaattccCCTCTGAGCCCTCTGGAACGCCTCGTCCTTGGGACAGGTCCCTTTGAAAGAACTTTTGTGCGTTGACCCAAATTGGACTTGCAAATGCTTCGCCTTGGATGGTGAGACGGAGCATGGATGCGTGTGTCTGAGAGTCCCTAAGGTCCCTTCCTGACTTTTTCAGGGGCCTCCCCGATTCTGACGGAAAAGGAGGCCAAACAGGTCCTGAGATCCCGGCGCCAGGACAGGCCGAGCAAACCCGGGTTCCCTGATGAGCCCATGAGGGTGAGTTCCGGGCTCTGGCTCTTTGAAGGGAGAGGGAGATCATTTGAATGCTTGTTCATTATGAACCCAAATGAGGTGCTGGTTCCAGCCCAGCATGGGTGCTAGATGGAGGTTCTGTGGAGTCCCAGGTGTAAGGTGATCTCACCTTCTTATTTACGCCTTTTCTTCTCCGGAGGTGCCAGCTCTGCTCCCCTACTGTTCGAACAGTATTTAAAGTGGAAACAGTGGGGCCGATGGTGGGAGTCCAGAATCCCGCGTGGGCGGCTGGGTGGCTCCCCTGAATGGGATGCTAGGGAGCTGTGCCCTGAGGCTGGTGCCAACCccatcttctccctcttcccttggGTGCCGGGCCAGCTGAACCAGCATCCCCGGCTAGTGATGCTCTGTCTGGGTAGGCAGAATCTCTGCCCCTGCTGCCACCAGGTTCCACCCTCGCCTTGTGCCTCTGATTTTGGTCTTTGGCCTCAGCTCTGCCCTGTAGGTTTGTGGCATCCACCTAGTCTTTCTGAACCAGAGTACCCTCTGCTGCCTTCACTCTGTGACTTGTGGTGGGTGCTACTAGGCCCTGCCACCCTGGCCTCAGGCCAGTTCGGGCctggcttctctctccctcccacgaTGGAAGTGCCGACATTCCTGGTATTTTTACCCCACTCAGGTGAATGTAAGTAGCAGGGACCCAGGCAGAGTCAGCGTGTCTGTGAAGCCATGTCTGTGGTCAAGGCTGGTCTCCCACCTGTGCCCACATCAGCCGGGCCGCATGCTCACCCTCTGTTCATTGCATCTCTGTGTTGAGGCCCAGAGGATCTGCAGCAGCACTGGCCTTTGCTCCCTGCGGAATCGTGTGGGTAGTTGGATTAGTTCACTTAAAAGTCTCTCAGTATGATGCCGGGTCGCACAGCGGTGAAGATTACTGGCTGTGGGCAGACTGTCCCGGTTTGAATCTCCCCATTTTCAAACTATGTAACTTTGAAGAAGTCTCCTCACATTTCTGTACCTCAGTACTCTTGACTATGAAAAGGGGGTAAACAATATTATTACTCATATttctataatattattattataagagCATGAAACAACTACtttatgagaataaaataaagtaattcatAGTAAGGCACTTAAAATAGTACTCAGCAAGCGGTAACAGCTCCTTTGAGTATTAAGTACCGGGGACGGGGTGGGGCCGAGGCTGCAGACAGTCACCTGGGTTTCTGCTCAGAGTTGGTGGCAGACACAGAAGAGTCAGCAAATCACTGTTTCACAGAACGGCTTAGAAACGAGCAAGCGATTCAGGCTGTTAGGGGTGGACGTGGCTTTGTTCTCTTTGGTAGGAGAAGTCAGAGGTGGCTGGAATCTCCACACACAGGTGGAAGGGGTCTGGGAGGTGGGCCGGCGCAAGAGCAGGAGGGCTTCGGGTACGTTGGACTTTACCTTGGGTTCAGTAGAGGACAATCAAAGCATGTCTCGAATGGGCGAGTGCACAGATGGTTTGAGATGCATTTAGAAGAGGCCCAGCATTGAAGTCTGAGCACACCAGGGCTCAGAGGTGGGCAGAGACAGAGGATCCCGAGGGGATGAGAAGGAACGTGAGGGGATATTGGGGGAAACCAAGCCTCCAGCACGGGGGATGAGGGTTGGGAAGGGGCGGAGTGGATGGTGAGGGAGCCAGTGGGGAGCAGGATGCCTGGCCCGAGGGTCCTGGGGAACTCCAGCTGGCTCTTTGCTCTTTTGGGGTGATGTCTGGAGGGGCCGTTCCAGAGGCTCTT contains:
- the C20H17orf67 gene encoding uncharacterized protein C17orf67 homolog, translating into MKRLFVLVLSLTLLIFFSGASPILTEKEAKQVLRSRRQDRPSKPGFPDEPMREYMHHLLRLERRAEEQFLEHWLNPHCKPHCDRNMVHPV